From one Anopheles cruzii chromosome 3, idAnoCruzAS_RS32_06, whole genome shotgun sequence genomic stretch:
- the LOC128269906 gene encoding protein dissatisfaction-like, translating into MLAMRRESEPICGSATATSSHLLHHHHHHHHHLHHSGHHHGAANGVSDPSIDASIESPSDNGRTVGGPLQEPPTVGFTQTSHHQLHHELGHEHEPHHGGFPTGLSNGNGTAGSYPGFSSFAAGLTGGINRGTTGGTSRVTPATSLDEYVDILQVQQLLLENSSTVASLTTASPTATTSTTTSATATSTAPSTSGLTSQNTTPVPSSSVVGATSGLFNTKSRPKVNLQKAADFQTAATQLQEF; encoded by the exons ATGTTAGCGATGCGTCGCGAAAGTGAACCCATCTGCGGTAGTGCGACGGCCACCAGTAGCCACCTGctgcatcaccaccaccaccatcaccaccatctgCACCACAGCGGTCATCATCACGGTGCGGCGAATGGTGTGAGTGATCCGTCGATCGACGCGTCGATCGAAAGTCCGTCGGACAACGGACGAACGGTCGGTGGGCCGCTTCAGGAGCCGCCGACGGTCGGCTTCACCCAGACCAGCCATCACCAACTACATCACGAGCTGGGCCACGAGCACGAACCCCATCACGGAGGCTTTCCGACGGGCCTGAGCAACGGGAACGGAACCGCCGGGTCGTATCCCGGGTTCAGCAGCTTCGCCGCCGGAT TGACAGGAGGCATTAACCGGGGTACCACTGGGGGGACTTCCCGAGTGACACCTGCGACCAGCCTCGACGAGTACGTCGATATCTTGCAGGTCCAGCAATTGCTGCTGGAAAACTCTTCGACCGTGGCTAGCCTAACCACCGCGTCTCCCACagccaccacctccaccaccacctccgccaccgccacaagTACCGCTCCCTCCACGTCTGGTTTAACGTCCCAAAACACCACACCCGTTCCTTCGTCTTCCGTGGTTGGCGCTACCTCCGGTCTGTTTAACACCAAAAGTCGACCAAAAGTTAACCTCCAGAAAGCGGCCGACTTCCAGACGGCAGCGACCCAGCTTCAAG AATTCTAG